The Chloroflexota bacterium DNA segment AGACGAACTTGATTCCTGGGGGAGAACAGGTCGGAGGCGAACCCGATCACGATGAATTTATCCTGCACCCAATCCGGCCCTCTATACCCAGCCACCGAGTTATGATTAAGTTCTGGGATCACTTCGAAGAAACTCCACGATTTCGCATTTTCATTCAGTTGGCCTTTCCAGCGCCGTGCGGCAGCAGTCAGGTGTTCCGCCCCGTAGATAATCGGCACTCGTCCATGTAATTTCAGAGCCAGTTGTTTGGCGGGGTTCGCAGCCGTAGGCACACTCGCATCGATCTTGCTTTGTAGCGCCTCCATCTCCGCCACTGCATCCGCGAAGTCAGTACCGGGGTCAGGGATCAACTCGGACTTATGCAGGATGCTCAATAGCGGGATGACGAAGTAGCCCAAAGCCGCGCGCGGTTGGGAAACGTATCGGATGGGCCACAGTGGAATGCCCAGGTCTACGGCCCGCTTCGATAAAGCGCCTCCTCCTGAGATCACTGCCACCATGGATTGGCGGGCCAGAGCATCTTCGAATGCACATAAAGTCTCCTCAGTATCTCCAGAGTAACTGCAGGCGATGGCTAGTGTTTGCTGATCTACGAAGGCCGGTAGGGTGTAATCGCGGTTGACGAGCACGGGCACGGGGCAGCAGTTGCGCACGGCATCGCTCAGGACGGAACCGCCTATGGCAGAGCCACCCATACCCAAGACTACTACGTCCTTAGGATAGCGGTAGCGTGGGGGCAGGGCGAATTCTGCACTGTACGCCCAGGCATCCCGACATTGCTGGGGTAATTCGCGGATGCAGCGTAGCATATCCTCGGGATCCAGGCGGCGGAAAGCATCGGCATCATCTAAATCGGTGACCATCTCTCACTCCCTCCCACGACCGTGTTTTTCTATCAGACCCATTTCCAATGCCATCCGGTAGATGCGCTGACGAGGCCAACCGGAAAGGGAAGCAACCTCTTTTGCCACCGTGAGCGCAGACTCACCGTGAATAAGAAGACCCGCGATCGCCTGGCGCACTCCCTCCTCGGTCCATTTCTCTCCCTCTGGTGCACCGGCAATGACGAATGTGAATTCTCCCCTGGGAGCCTCGTTCTGAAAATGCGCGATATGGCTGCTCACCGGACCCCGCCGAACCTCCTCGTGAATTTTGGTGAGTTCGCGGCCCACCGCCATGGTGCGGTCACCGAGCACAGTTAACACATCGGTCAGGCTGTCCAACAGACGGTGGGGAGCCTCAAAGGCCACTAAGGTATAGGGTTCATA contains these protein-coding regions:
- a CDS encoding bifunctional phosphoglucose/phosphomannose isomerase yields the protein MVTDLDDADAFRRLDPEDMLRCIRELPQQCRDAWAYSAEFALPPRYRYPKDVVVLGMGGSAIGGSVLSDAVRNCCPVPVLVNRDYTLPAFVDQQTLAIACSYSGDTEETLCAFEDALARQSMVAVISGGGALSKRAVDLGIPLWPIRYVSQPRAALGYFVIPLLSILHKSELIPDPGTDFADAVAEMEALQSKIDASVPTAANPAKQLALKLHGRVPIIYGAEHLTAAARRWKGQLNENAKSWSFFEVIPELNHNSVAGYRGPDWVQDKFIVIGFASDLFSPRNQVRLQVTQEMLAEFGVPCVSLKARGKSILAQILSTIYFGDYVSYYLAMLYGVHPSPVDNITALKKRLRAS